The following coding sequences lie in one Arachis hypogaea cultivar Tifrunner chromosome 9, arahy.Tifrunner.gnm2.J5K5, whole genome shotgun sequence genomic window:
- the LOC112713017 gene encoding berberine bridge enzyme-like D-1: MFNFNKILCLLCFPFLCFELSHCTLSTTSSLVSDFTSCLANHNINNFTTFPYKDYDKSSAHDYFKILNFSIQNLRFAGGAVPKPVAIVLPESLEHLQRSVACCREFFFGIRVRCGGHSYEGTSSVSGDGSLFTIIDMMNLNHVWVDMETETAMVEGGATLGETYYAISRASNEHGFSAGSCPTVGVGGHIGGGGFGLLSRKHGLAADNVIDALLVDANGRLLSRESMGEDVFWSIRGGGGGIWGIVYAWKIKLLKVPQVVTAFAVSRNGTRKHVANLVHKWQNVAPNLDDDFYLSCFLGANLPEAKSIGVSATFKGLFLVPKGIAMSIINHDFSELGILEQECVEMSWIESIVFFAGLSDGASVPDLKNRYLADKEYFKAKSDFVKAPIPIEGIEIALEILEKEPKGLVILDPSGGKMHSISSDSIAYPHRKGNIFSIQYLIYWKEEDNDKSNDYIDWMRGFYDSMAPFVSWGPRAAYVNYLDFDLGVMNMIRFSNVKDAVDHARVWGEKYFLGNYDRLVKAKTLIDPNNVFTNEQGIPPLYFARPSGKAMSA, from the coding sequence ATGTTCAACTTCAACAAAATCTTGTGCCTCCTATGTTTCCCTTTCCTGTGTTTTGAATTGTCTCATTGTACTTTATCTACTACTTCTTCACTAGTAAGTGACTTCACTTCTTGTTTGGCCAATCACAACATCAACAACTTCACCACTTTCCCTTACAAAGATTACGATAAGTCATCAGCTCATGACTACTTCAAGATTCTGAATTTTTCCATTCAGAATCTCCGGTTCGCCGGGGGTGCAGTTCCTAAGCCTGTAGCAATAGTACTTCCAGAGAGTTTGGAGCATCTACAGAGAAGTGTAGCATGCTGCAGAGAATTCTTCTTTGGAATCAGAGTGAGGTGTGGTGGACATAGCTACGAAGGTACTTCATCAGTTTCGGGTGACGGATCACTCTTCACCATCATTGACATGATGAATTTGAACCATGTTTGGGTGGATATGGAGACAGAGACAGCAATGGTTGAAGGTGGTGCAACCTTAGGAGAGACCTATTATGCTATCTCGCGAGCCAGCAATGAACACGGCTTCTCAGCAGGGTCATGTCCAACTGTAGGAGTTGGAGGACACATTGGTGGGGGAGGATTTGGGTTGCTCTCTAGAAAACATGGCCTCGCGGCCGACAATGTCATCGACGCGCTTCTTGTTGATGCCAATGGGCGATTGCTGAGCCGAGAATCCATGGGGGAAGACGTGTTTTGGTCTATtagaggaggaggtggtggaatTTGGGGAATTGTCTATGCTTGGAAAATCAAGCTATTGAAAGTTCCACAAGTTGTAACTGCTTTCGCGGTATCAAGAAATGGCACAAGAAAACATGTTGCCAATCTTGTTCATAAATGGCAAAATGTAGCACCAAATTTGGatgatgatttctacttgtcatGCTTTCTTGGTGCTAATTTACCTGAAGCCAAATCTATAGGCGTATCAGCTACATTTAAAGGGCTTTTTCTTGTTCCTAAAGGAATTGCCATGTCCATCATAAACCATGATTTTTCTGAATTGGGAATTTTGGAACAAGAATGtgtagaaatgagttggattgagtCAATTGTTTTTTTCGCTGGCCTAAGTGATGGAGCCTCAGTTCCTGATTTGAAGAATAGGTACCTTGCAGACAAAGAATACTTCAAAGCCAAATCAGATTTTGTGAAGGCTCCTATTCCTATTGAGGGAATTGAAATTGCACTGGAGATTCTAGAAAAGGAGCCTAAAGGGCTCGTAATTCTTGACCCTTCTGGTGGAAAAATGCATAGTATAAGCAGTGATTCAATTGCTTATCCACATAGAAAAGGAAACATTTTTTCAATTCAGTATTTGATATATTGGAAAGAAGAGGACAATGATAAGAGCAATGATTATATTGATTGGATGAGAGGGTTCTATGATTCTATGGCACCATTTGTTTCATGGGGTCCAAGGGCTGCATATGTTAATTACTTGGACTTTGACCTTGGAGTTATGAACATGATTAGGTTTAGCAATGTGAAGGATGCTGTGGATCATGCAAGGGTTTGGGGTGAGAAGTACTTTTTGGGTAACTatgataggttggtgaaggccaAGACTTTGATTGATCCAAACAATGTTTTCACTAATGAACAAGGGATTCCTCCCTTGTACTTTGCTCGTCCTAGTGGCAAAGCAATGAGTGCTTGA